The Candidatus Polarisedimenticolaceae bacterium genome segment GGATCCTCGTCCACCGACACCGACTCTACTTCAGCTATCGCCGCGAGATGCTCGTGCGGGTTTGCCGCGATCACCTCCTGCGCCCGCGTTGTGAGGTCCACCGCTGGCCTCGACTCCGCGACCGCCCACGTACTGACTATCGCTAGTGCACTCGCAAGACCCGCCGCGCGTCTCACGTTCAGTTCTCCTAGGTGTCTAACGCTCGCGCTAACCCGCGCGCCCCGCGGCGCGCGGCTTGCGCATGCAAGCCGCGTGACGCGGGAGTGCGGCGGGTTGGGCGCGTTGTTGGGCGGCCTGGCTCACTTGTTGTCTCCGCACACGAACGCGAGCTGCTTCATCGCGGCACGCAATTGAGACACACGCGTTCGCAGCACTGCCGTTGGTTCCTCGTAATACGGGAGCAGCCTCTCCCCACACATGACGTTGAAACACCGGTCGGTGAGTCCTGAGGCTCGGACAGGTGGTGCCGAGGGTTCACTCGCGCTCGCATAGCACCGACGCTCACCGACATCCACAGCCAGCATGCATTCGTAGTCAAGTAGAAGGTCGTTGCCGGAAGAGGCTTGGCCTGCCCGGCAGAGCGCCTCGGCGAGGGGCCCGTAGAGTTGGTAGTTGGGGATCTCGTGACATGACGTGTCGAGAGCGGCCCGGAATGCATCGGCCGCTGCTCGATATTCGCCATGAGCAAGCGAACGCTTTGCTCGCGCCAGAGCTTCGGCGTAGACCGGATTGCATTCTTGGGGCGCTGAGAATTCCGGCCAGGTGACCGTGTGCCCGTCGGGCATCGGTGCGGCGGCCCCCAGGACTACCAGCAGAGCCCCCGCAATACTCATCGACCGTCCTTGTCCGCCCAACCCGATATCGACACAACTCGCGTGCGCGGTAAGGCGAGTTCCGTGTAATCAGGTATCAACAACAACCGGAATAGCTCCACAGCTTGCCTCCCCGGCCGCGGGACGTGCCCCGACTATACGCCCTTCCCCCCGAAAACGAACGGGGCGGCCCCGCGGCCGCCCCAGATGAACCCCGTGGATGAACCGCGCGCCTACGACTCGAACTTCTTCTTCAACCACGCGGTCGTGACGCTCTTGGGCCGCTCGAGCGGGAAGCCGAGCGCGCGGTCGAGGACCAGCGATGCCAGCACGCCGATCGCGCGCGAGATGCCGAAGAGAACCGTGTAGAAGTCGTATTCGGTGATTCCGTAGTGGACGAGGATGACGCCCGAGTGGGCGTCCACGTTCGGCCACGGGTCCTTCGCCTTCCCCTGCTTGAGGAGGACCGGCGGGACGACGTCGAAGAGCATCCGCACGATCTGGAAGTTCTCGTCGTCGGGCATGTGCTTCTGGGCGAACTCCTGCTGCGCGGTGTAGCGCGGGTCGGTGACGCGAAGCACGCCGTGACCGTACCCCGGAACGACCCGCCCGGCGCTGAGCGTGTCCCACACGAACTTCTCGAGGGTCTCCTTCGAAGGGACGCCGCCGCCGAGCTGCTGCTTCACCGCCACGATCCAGCGCATCACTTCCTGGTTCGCGAGGCCGTGCAGGGGGCCGGCGAGGCCGTTCATCCCGGCCGACAGGCAGTAATAAGGATCGCTCAGGGCGCTGCCGACGAGATGCGTCGCGTGCGCGCTGACGTTCCCGCCCTCGTGGTCGGCGTGGATCGTCATGTAGAGCCGCATCATCTCGTCCACGCCGGGGCCGGAGACCCCCATCGCGTGGGCGAGGTTCGCCGACCAGTCGAGCGAGGCCGGGCCGGCGCCGACGTGGCGTCCGCCCTTGAACGTGCGCCGGTAGATGTACGCCGCGACGAGCGGCAGGCGCGCGATCAGGAGCATCACGTCGTCGTACATCGCCTCCCAGTGCGCCGACTTCGGCATCCCCTCGCGATAACGCTTCGCGAAGATCGAGTCGTTCTGGAGGGCGAGGATGCCGATCGACAGCTGCGTCATCGGGTGCGTGTCGGCGGGGAGGTGGTCGAGGGTGCTCGCCACGTGCGCCGGGAGCGACTCGAGCGACCGCCACTCCTGCCGGACCGACTCCGCCTGCTCCGCGGTCGGGACGTCCCCCGTCAGCAGGAGCCAGAGGACCCCTTCGGGGAGCGGCTGCTCCCCGCCGGGGGCCTTGGGCATCACCTTCTGCATCTCGGGGATGGAGAGGCCGCGATACCGGATCCCCTCGTGGGGATCGACCGCGGAGGTCTCGGTGACCATGCACTTCAGGTCCCGCATGCCGCCGTAGGCCTGCGCGACCGTGCTGTCGCCGAGGGACTTCTCGCCGTGCGCCTTCAGCACGGCCTCGATGTCCTTCTTGAAGGTGGGGATCTTGGAGGCGAGGGCTTGCTTCAGAGCCGACATCGCGAACTCCTGCGGTTTACGCGGTGGGCCTAAGAAGCGGCAGATTAGGCGCCGTTCCGGGCGCTGTCAACGGTGGCGCGCGGCCTTCGGTCGGGCGGGGGCGGGCGCGGGGGCCGACGCGCCGAGCAGCGGCACGAGAAACGCCCCGGTCCGCGACTCGGAGACCCTGGCGACGTGCTCCGGGGTCCCCTCGGCGACGATCTTCCCTCCCTCGTCCCCCCCCTCGGGGCCGAGGTCGAGGATCCAGTCGGCGGTCTTGATCACGTCGAGGTTGTGCTCGATGACGATGATCGAGTTCCCCTGCTCGACCAGCCGGTCGAGGACGGAGAGCAGCTTCTTGATGTCGTCGAAGTGGAGCCCCGTCGTCGGCTCGTCGAGCAGGTACACCGTCCGTCCGGTCGCCCGCCGCGAGAGCTCCTTCGAGAGCTTGATCCGCTGGGCCTCGCCTCCCGACAGCGTCGTCGCGGGCTGGCCGAGGCGGATGTACCCGAGGCCGACGTCCTGGAGGGTCTGCAGCTTGTCGCGGACGAACGGGACCGCCTCGAAGAACTCGAGCGCCTGGTGGACGGTCATCTCGAGGACGTCCGCGATGTTCTTCCCCTTCCAGAGGACCTCGAGGGTCTCCCGGTTGTAGCGGTGCCCGCGGCAGACGTCGCAGGTGACGTAGACGTCCGGGAGGAAGTGCATCTCGATCTTGAGGACACCGTCCCCCTCGCAGGACTCGCACCGCCCCCCCTTCACGTTGAAGGAGAAACGGCCGGGGGCGTACCCGCGCACGCGCGACTCGGGGACGCTCGAGAACAACTCGCGGATCGCGGTGAAGACCCCGACGTAGGTCGCCGGGTTCGACCGCGGAGTCCGGCCGATCGGCGACTGGTCGATGTCGATCACCTTGTCGACGTGCTGGATCCCCTCGATCCGCTCGTGCGCCCCCGCGGGCTCCTCCGCCTGGTGGAGCGCCTTGGCGAGGGCCCGGTGGAGGATCTCGTTGACGAGCGTGCTCTTCCCCGACCCCGAGACGCCGGTCACGCAGGTGAAGGTCCCGAGGGGGAAGGTCGCCGTGACCTTCCGGAGGTTGTGTTCGGTCGCCCCGACGATCCTCAGGGCGCGGCCGTTTCCCGGCCTGCGGCGCGAGGGGACCTCGATCCGCTCGAGCCCGGAGAGGTACCGGCCGGTCAGCGAGCGCGGCGACACCGCGATCGCGTCGGGAGGCCCTTCCGCGACGATCTCCCCGCCGAGCTCTCCGGCCCCGGGGCCGAGATCGACGACCCAGTCGGCGGCGCGGATCGTCTCCTCGTCGTGCTCGACGACGACGACGGTGTTCCCGAGGTCGCGCATCGCCGTCAGGGTGTCGAGGAGCTTGCGGTTGTCGCGCTGGTGCAGGCCGATCGAGGGCTCGTCGAGGATGTAGAGGACGCCGGTCAGGCGCGAGCCGATCTGGGTCGCGAGGCGGATGCGCTGCCCCTCGCCTCCCGACAGGGTCGCCGCCCCGCGATCGAGGGTGAGGTAGCCGAGGCCGACGTTCTCGAGGAACCCCAGCCGCTCGCGGATCTCCTTGAGGATCGGCGCCGCGATCTGCGTCCCGCGCGCGTCGAAGGTCAGCGTGCGGTAGCGCGCGAGCGCCTCGCGCACCGACGACGCGGTGTGCTCGGCGATGTTCCGTCCCTCGATCCTCACCGCGAGGCTCTCGGGGCGAAGCCGCGCCCCCTTGCAGGCGGGGCAGGGGTGCGACGCCATGAACTTCTCGAGCTCCTCGCGCCGCGACTCCGACTCGGTGTCCTTGTAGCGCCGCTCGAGGTTCGGGAGGATCCCCTCCCAGGTGCGCGTCCACTCGTAGGTCGAGGACTTTCCCTTCCACTTGAAGGCGAACTCGCGCTCCCCCGCCCCTTCCCAGAGGATCTTCTTGAACGCCGGAGGGAACTTCGCGTACGGGAGCTTCGGGTCGACCTTGTAGGCCTTGAAGAGCCCCGATTCGAGGACCTGGAACCAGTTCCCGTCCCCCCAGGCGATCGCCCCGCCGCGCAGCGACTTGTCGGGATCGACGAGCAGCCGGTCGCGGTCGAACGAGCGCTTGAGGCCGAGGCCGTCGCAGGCGGGACACGCCCCGTACGGCGAGTTGAAGGAGAACATCCGGGGCGCGAGCTCGGGGACCGACACGCCGCAGTCGGGGCACGCGAGGTGGCGCGAGAAGAGCAGGTCGCGTTTGCCGTCGACCTCCACGACGACGAGCCCCTCCGCCGCCTCGAGGGCCGTCTCGACCGAGTCGGTCAACCGCCCGCGGAGGTCCCCCTTGATGACGAGCCTGTCGACGACGATCTCGATCGTGTGTTTCTTCTGCTTGTCGAGGTCGATCTCCTCGGCGAGGTCGTGGGGGGCCCCGTCGACGCGGGCCCGGACGAACCCCTTCGCCGCCGCGTCGCGCAGCTCTTTCTTGTAGGTCCCCTTCCGGCCGCGCACGATCGGGGCGAGGACCTGGATCCTCGACCCGGCGGGAAGCTCGAGGACCGCGTCCACGATCTGCTGCACGGTCTGCGAGGTGATCGGCTTTCCGCAGTTGTGGCAGTGGGGCGCCCCCACGCGCGCGAAGAGCAGGCGCAGGTAGTCGTAGATCTCGGTGACGGTCGCCACCGTCGAGCGCGGATTGCGCGAGGTCGTCTTCTGCTCGATCGAGATCGCCGGGGACAACCCCTCGATCGACTCCACGTCCGGCTTTTCCATCTGCTCGAGGAATTGCCGGGCGTAGGCGGAGAGGGACTCGACGTAGCGCCGCTGCCCTTCCGCGTACAACGTGTCGAAGGCCAGGGACGACTTGCCGGAGCCCGACACCCCCGTGAGCACCACGAGCTGGTTTCTCGGGATCCGGACGTCGAGGTTTTTGAGGTTGTGTTCCCGCGCCCCGCGGATGACGATCTCGGTCGCCGCCATTCGTTACTTCTTGCCCCCGGGGATCAGGAGGAGGAGCGCCCCCGCCCCGATCGCGGCGATGGACACCCACATCGGGACCGCCATCGTCTCGCGGTCCTTCACCTCGAACTTCGCGACGCCGAGGTCGACCTCGTGCGTCTCCCGGGTGTACTCGAACCCCTTGTAGACGAGGCCCAGCACCCCGAGGGCGATGAGCACGATTCCCGCGATCTTGCGCACGTTACCCACCGTGGGACCCTCCATTTCAGAGCGACTTCGCATGCTATCGTTCGACCGCGATGTCCACCACGTCTTCCGGTGCCCGCATGCTCGACGGGAAGGCCTGCGCGGAGGCGATCCGGGCCGAGGTCGCGGCCGGCGTCGCGCGGCTGAACGCGGCTCGCGGCATCGTTCCCGGGCTCACGGTCGTCCTCGCCGGAGAACACGCCGCCTCCGCGGTCTACGTCCGCAACAAGGAGAAGGCGGCGACGGACGCCGGCATGCGTTCGCGCGTCCTCCGGTTCCCGGCCGAGGCGACCGAAGCGCGACTTCTCGAGGCGGTCGCGTCGCTCAACGCCGACCCCTCGGTGCACGGGATCCTCGTCCAGCTCCCGCTCCCCGCCGGGGTGGACGAGCACCGGGTCCTCCTCGCGATCGACCCGTCGAAAGATGTCGACGGGTTTCACCCCGTCAACGCCGGGCGCCTTTCGATCGGTCTTCCCGGGTTCGTCCCGTGCACTCCCGCCGGAGTCCTCGAGCTCCTCCGCCGCAACGGCATCCCGCTCGCGGGACGACGCGCCGTGGTCGTCGGACGGTCCAACATCGTCGGCAAGCCGATGGCGCTCCTCCTCCTCCGTGAGAACGCAACCGTCACCGTCGCCCACTCCCGCACCCCCGATCTCGCCGCGGTCACCCGGGAGGCGGACGTCCTCGTCGTCGCCGCCGGGAAGCCGGGGCTCGTCGGTCGGGAGCACGTGAAGCCGGGGGCGGCGGTCGTGGACGTCGGCATGCACGCCGTCTCCGACGAGAAGACCTGTCACGCGATCTTCGGCGACGACGACCGGCGCCTGCGCCAGATCCGCGAGAAGGGCTCGACCCTCGCCGGGGACGTGCGTGCCGTCGAGGTCGCCCCCGTGGCCGGCTGGCTGAGCCCGGTCCCGGGCGGTGTCGGCCCGCTCACGATCGCGATGCTCCTGAAGAACACCCTCGACGCCGCGGAGCGATGAGGTGGCGACCCGGCCCGTCCTGCGCGTCGGGCTGACGGGGGGGATCGCTTCTGGGAAGACGACCGTCGCCTCGCTCCTCGCCGAACGCGGCGCGTTCGTCCTGGACGCCGATCGCATCGGCCACGACCTCATCGCCCCGGGGGGAGCCGCTCACGCCGGCGTCGTCGCGCGCTTCGGCCCCGCGATCGTCGAGCCGGACGGCTCGATCTCGCGCCCGCGCCTGGCGGCGATCGTCTTCGCCGACGACGAGGCGCGCCGCGCGCTCGACGCGCTCGTCCATCCGCACATCCTCCCCGAGGTCGAACGGCTCCTGGCCGCGTACCTCGAGACCGGGCGCGCCCTCGTCGCGGTGGTCGATGCGGCGCTCCTCGTCGAAGCCGGGATGACGCGCGCCTTCCACCGGCTCGTCGTCGTGCGGTGCGTCCGCGAGACGCAGATCCGCCGGCTGATGACCCGCAACGGGCTCACCCAGCAAGAGGCCGAGCGGCGCATCGACGTTCAGGCTCCGCTCAAGACCAAGCTGGCCGCGGCGGACTACGTCATCGACACCGACGGGACGATGCGCCAGACCCGCGAGCAGGTCGATCGGCTGTGGCGGGATCTGCTCGGCGACTACGAGGCGTTGACCCGGACCCCGGCCCCTTCGTAGTCCTTGGTGACGGTCACCCGGTTGCGGGCGTCGACGAGCACGATCTTCGGCTTGTGGTCGCGGACCTCGGCCTCGGGGATCGAGCAATACGCCGCGATGATCACCTTGTGGCCGGGGCCGGTCATGCGCGCGGCGGCGCCGTTGATGCAGCAGACGCCGCTCCCCTCGGGGCCTTCGATCAGGTAGGTCGAGAAGCGGCTGCCGTTGTCCACGTCGTAGACGTCGATCCGCTCGAAGGGGACCATGCCGGCGAGCTTCATCAGGCCGGCGTCGAGGGTGAGGCTCCCCTCGTATTCGACGTCGCACTCCGTGACCGTGATCCTGTGGACCTTGGCCCGAAGCATCTCTCGCATCATGGGTCGGACTCCTTTTCGGGTCGCCCTCCTTGGATTCGGATGGGCGCCAACCGGATACTCTAGCCGTGGAGCTCGCCGGGCTCAACCCGCCCCCGCGTGGCGCCCCAGGCCCCCCAGACCGCCAGGGCCAGGACGGCGAAATAAGCCGCCATCCCGTAGGGCGAATACCAGCGGCCGGTGTCGGTGCAGAAGGGGAAGTTGTTCCCGATCTGGCCGACCAGGGACGAAACGACCGTCGCCAGCAGCCCGAACCGGACCAGGACGCCGATGACGACGGCGAGCTGGAGCAGGCCCAGGACCGCGACGAACCACCCCCCGTCCTGCGCGGTGGCGAGGGCCACGATGGGGCCGAAGACCACCGCGACCGCCGCCGCCGCCCGTCCGGTCGTCTTCAGCCAGCGCTTGAGGGTCGCGAAGAGCAGCATCATGAACAGCGGCGAGATCAGGGAGTTGATCTGGACGCTGAGGAACTGTCCGATCCACCCGCGGATGCCGAGGGTGCCGTCCATGTCGATGTACGCCGGGGCGAACCCCGGCCCGGAGGTCCCCTGGACCGCCAGCGCCGCCGCCACGAAGGCGGTGACCGCCGCGCTGACCCCGACCCCGATCAGCGCGTCGCGGCCGACGAGCGGGTCGCGGAACCGGCCCGCGAGCAGGCGCGACCAGGAGATCAACGCGTCGGGCCAGGACTTGCGCACGATCGGCTCGAGGCCGAGGTAGAGCAGCGCGGCAAGCCCTCCGATGAACAGCGCGAAGCCGGTCGCGCGCACGAAGAAGTTCCACTCCGCCACCGCCGACGCCTGGTGATTCGCGAAGCAGGCCCATTGGCCCATCGTGACGGCGAATCCCCACGCCGCCAGCCGCCAGGCGCCGCGCCGGTCGGCCCGTCCCGACACGAGGTTCCGCCGGGCCAGGAACGCCGCGCCGAGAACCCCCAGGAGAATCAGGGCGATGTTGAAGTTGCGGCCGACGCGCTGGGCCAGGGTCGCCTCGCGCGGCGCGGTCCGGGTCGGCAGGTCCCACGGTTTGATCAGGTCGAAGTAGACGACCTTCCCGAACGCCGACGCCGCCTCGATGCGAACCTCGCTCCCGAAGTACTCGGGCATCGTGCCGACCCAGGCGATTCGACGGTCGGACCACACGGGAGGGGTCCAGGTCGAGGGGACCTCGCGGAACGCCGACGGATCGAGGCCGGCCGCGGCGAAGAGCGTCGTCCAGTCCGGCGCGGACGCCTCGGCGCCCTCGGGGGCCTGCTGGGGCGGAGTCACCTGCAGGTGCTGCACACGTCCCTTTTCGTCGAAGAACACGACCCCGTCCCCCGACAGGTGCTCCGGGGGCGGGTCGTCGGGGACGACGCGACCGAAGGCGTTCCCCGGCGTCAGCTCCCGGGGCGCCTCGCGGTACCAGAAGGTCACCGCCCCGTACCTCCCCGAGCGGAGCCGCTCGAAGCGATCCGCCTCGGTCCGCGCCTTGAGCCAGTCGATCGCCGACGTCCCCGCGCCGAAGGACCACGCGCGCTCCACCGGCTTCGCGTCGTACCCCGCGGCCTCGAACGCCTGCCGGCCCCGCTCCGCGAGCGCCTCGGGGGACCGCTCGAGGTCGGTCCAGCCGAGGACGGTGCGCGGCGCCAGCGCGACGCCGGAGGCCAGGAACGCGGCGACGACGAAGGCGACGAGTCCCCAGGCCCAGGCGGCCGGAAGCACTCCGCTGCCCCCCGCCGCGGCGACCATCTCCGGGGAGGGGGTTTCCCCCGCGGCGAGGGCCGCCTGGAGCGGGTCGCCGCCCGGAAGGGCGACGGCGACGGCGAGAGCGGAGGCGGGACGAAGGGACGGATCGCGCTCGAGACAGCGCAGGATCACCCTCTCGACCGCGGGGTCGATGTCCGCAAGGTGGTCCGACGGCCGCGTGACGTCGTGCGATTCCCGCAGCTCCTGGAGCTCGGCGAAGGTCTTCGCCTCGAAGACCGGTTTCCCGGTGAACAGCTCGTACAGGGTCACGCCCAGGGCGTACAGGTCGCTGCGCACCGTGACGTCGCGCCCCTCGATCTGCTCGGGGGCCATGTACGCGGGGGTCCCGGAGCGAAGGTCGGATTCCGCGAGCTCCTCGCGGAACCCCGCGAGGCCGAAGTCCATGATCCGGACGGTGCCCAGGCCGTCGAGCATCACGTTCTCGGGCTTGAGGTCGCGATGGAGCACGCCCTTGTCGTGCGCGGCGGCGAGCCCGGCGCACAGTTGCCGTGCGATCTGCACCGCCTTGTCCTTCGGGAGGCGCCCGATGCGCCGGAGCAGCGACGCGAGGTTCTCGCCGTCGACGTACTCCATCGTGAGGTAGGGCTGGCCGTCCACCTCGCCGATGTCGTGCACGCGACAGACGTTGGGATGGGTGACCTGCCGCGCGAGCCGGACCTCGTTGTGGAACCGCGCGAGCATCGAGGGGCTCTGCGCCAGCGCCACCGGGAGGAACTTCAACGCCACCGTCTGGGCGAGCTTCACGTCCTCGGCGCGGTAGACCTCTCCCATCCCTCCCTTGCCGAGGAGTCCCTCCACCCGGTACCGCCCGGCGACGAGCTCCCCCGCGACGAAACGCGAGCGCCGGCCGCCGGAGACCGACGACGTCGTCATCGCGCGCGAATCGTCCGACACGACGGTCGGCGTCTGGCTCGAACTCACGGAGGCCGCGACGCGGGAGACGCCGCAGGAGGGGCAGAATCGGGCCTCCTCGGGGAGCGGGGTGGCGCAGCGCGGGCAGGACGCGGTCGTCATTCAGGGCCTCAGGACGGTGTTGTCGATCAGGCGGGTCTTGCCTGCGAACGCGGC includes the following:
- a CDS encoding citrate (Si)-synthase, eukaryotic, which produces MSALKQALASKIPTFKKDIEAVLKAHGEKSLGDSTVAQAYGGMRDLKCMVTETSAVDPHEGIRYRGLSIPEMQKVMPKAPGGEQPLPEGVLWLLLTGDVPTAEQAESVRQEWRSLESLPAHVASTLDHLPADTHPMTQLSIGILALQNDSIFAKRYREGMPKSAHWEAMYDDVMLLIARLPLVAAYIYRRTFKGGRHVGAGPASLDWSANLAHAMGVSGPGVDEMMRLYMTIHADHEGGNVSAHATHLVGSALSDPYYCLSAGMNGLAGPLHGLANQEVMRWIVAVKQQLGGGVPSKETLEKFVWDTLSAGRVVPGYGHGVLRVTDPRYTAQQEFAQKHMPDDENFQIVRMLFDVVPPVLLKQGKAKDPWPNVDAHSGVILVHYGITEYDFYTVLFGISRAIGVLASLVLDRALGFPLERPKSVTTAWLKKKFES
- the uvrA gene encoding excinuclease ABC subunit UvrA, yielding MAATEIVIRGAREHNLKNLDVRIPRNQLVVLTGVSGSGKSSLAFDTLYAEGQRRYVESLSAYARQFLEQMEKPDVESIEGLSPAISIEQKTTSRNPRSTVATVTEIYDYLRLLFARVGAPHCHNCGKPITSQTVQQIVDAVLELPAGSRIQVLAPIVRGRKGTYKKELRDAAAKGFVRARVDGAPHDLAEEIDLDKQKKHTIEIVVDRLVIKGDLRGRLTDSVETALEAAEGLVVVEVDGKRDLLFSRHLACPDCGVSVPELAPRMFSFNSPYGACPACDGLGLKRSFDRDRLLVDPDKSLRGGAIAWGDGNWFQVLESGLFKAYKVDPKLPYAKFPPAFKKILWEGAGEREFAFKWKGKSSTYEWTRTWEGILPNLERRYKDTESESRREELEKFMASHPCPACKGARLRPESLAVRIEGRNIAEHTASSVREALARYRTLTFDARGTQIAAPILKEIRERLGFLENVGLGYLTLDRGAATLSGGEGQRIRLATQIGSRLTGVLYILDEPSIGLHQRDNRKLLDTLTAMRDLGNTVVVVEHDEETIRAADWVVDLGPGAGELGGEIVAEGPPDAIAVSPRSLTGRYLSGLERIEVPSRRRPGNGRALRIVGATEHNLRKVTATFPLGTFTCVTGVSGSGKSTLVNEILHRALAKALHQAEEPAGAHERIEGIQHVDKVIDIDQSPIGRTPRSNPATYVGVFTAIRELFSSVPESRVRGYAPGRFSFNVKGGRCESCEGDGVLKIEMHFLPDVYVTCDVCRGHRYNRETLEVLWKGKNIADVLEMTVHQALEFFEAVPFVRDKLQTLQDVGLGYIRLGQPATTLSGGEAQRIKLSKELSRRATGRTVYLLDEPTTGLHFDDIKKLLSVLDRLVEQGNSIIVIEHNLDVIKTADWILDLGPEGGDEGGKIVAEGTPEHVARVSESRTGAFLVPLLGASAPAPAPARPKAARHR
- the folD gene encoding bifunctional methylenetetrahydrofolate dehydrogenase/methenyltetrahydrofolate cyclohydrolase FolD, with the translated sequence MSTTSSGARMLDGKACAEAIRAEVAAGVARLNAARGIVPGLTVVLAGEHAASAVYVRNKEKAATDAGMRSRVLRFPAEATEARLLEAVASLNADPSVHGILVQLPLPAGVDEHRVLLAIDPSKDVDGFHPVNAGRLSIGLPGFVPCTPAGVLELLRRNGIPLAGRRAVVVGRSNIVGKPMALLLLRENATVTVAHSRTPDLAAVTREADVLVVAAGKPGLVGREHVKPGAAVVDVGMHAVSDEKTCHAIFGDDDRRLRQIREKGSTLAGDVRAVEVAPVAGWLSPVPGGVGPLTIAMLLKNTLDAAER
- the coaE gene encoding dephospho-CoA kinase (Dephospho-CoA kinase (CoaE) performs the final step in coenzyme A biosynthesis.); its protein translation is MATRPVLRVGLTGGIASGKTTVASLLAERGAFVLDADRIGHDLIAPGGAAHAGVVARFGPAIVEPDGSISRPRLAAIVFADDEARRALDALVHPHILPEVERLLAAYLETGRALVAVVDAALLVEAGMTRAFHRLVVVRCVRETQIRRLMTRNGLTQQEAERRIDVQAPLKTKLAAADYVIDTDGTMRQTREQVDRLWRDLLGDYEALTRTPAPS
- the panD gene encoding aspartate 1-decarboxylase, which translates into the protein MMREMLRAKVHRITVTECDVEYEGSLTLDAGLMKLAGMVPFERIDVYDVDNGSRFSTYLIEGPEGSGVCCINGAAARMTGPGHKVIIAAYCSIPEAEVRDHKPKIVLVDARNRVTVTKDYEGAGVRVNAS
- a CDS encoding serine/threonine-protein kinase, producing the protein MTTASCPRCATPLPEEARFCPSCGVSRVAASVSSSQTPTVVSDDSRAMTTSSVSGGRRSRFVAGELVAGRYRVEGLLGKGGMGEVYRAEDVKLAQTVALKFLPVALAQSPSMLARFHNEVRLARQVTHPNVCRVHDIGEVDGQPYLTMEYVDGENLASLLRRIGRLPKDKAVQIARQLCAGLAAAHDKGVLHRDLKPENVMLDGLGTVRIMDFGLAGFREELAESDLRSGTPAYMAPEQIEGRDVTVRSDLYALGVTLYELFTGKPVFEAKTFAELQELRESHDVTRPSDHLADIDPAVERVILRCLERDPSLRPASALAVAVALPGGDPLQAALAAGETPSPEMVAAAGGSGVLPAAWAWGLVAFVVAAFLASGVALAPRTVLGWTDLERSPEALAERGRQAFEAAGYDAKPVERAWSFGAGTSAIDWLKARTEADRFERLRSGRYGAVTFWYREAPRELTPGNAFGRVVPDDPPPEHLSGDGVVFFDEKGRVQHLQVTPPQQAPEGAEASAPDWTTLFAAAGLDPSAFREVPSTWTPPVWSDRRIAWVGTMPEYFGSEVRIEAASAFGKVVYFDLIKPWDLPTRTAPREATLAQRVGRNFNIALILLGVLGAAFLARRNLVSGRADRRGAWRLAAWGFAVTMGQWACFANHQASAVAEWNFFVRATGFALFIGGLAALLYLGLEPIVRKSWPDALISWSRLLAGRFRDPLVGRDALIGVGVSAAVTAFVAAALAVQGTSGPGFAPAYIDMDGTLGIRGWIGQFLSVQINSLISPLFMMLLFATLKRWLKTTGRAAAAVAVVFGPIVALATAQDGGWFVAVLGLLQLAVVIGVLVRFGLLATVVSSLVGQIGNNFPFCTDTGRWYSPYGMAAYFAVLALAVWGAWGATRGRVEPGELHG